In the Pogona vitticeps strain Pit_001003342236 chromosome 2, PviZW2.1, whole genome shotgun sequence genome, CAGGTGGTGGAATGGCCGCCGGCTGTTGGAAGCCATTGGCTGGGGCCATTGTGCTGCCGCTGGAGAGCACCCCTTATTGGCTGGGATCCCTCAGGATCTGGCCCCTCCCAAGCCAGCCATTGAGTCCCCGGAACACTTTCAGATCTGCTTCAACTTCACGCGACACCTCTTTGACTTGTGCGTGGTGACCTTGCTGTGCGCCTCCTCGCCCGCTTTCCGCCTGGTTTTGGATATTTTTGGGTTTGGGGGTCCCCTTAAAGTTTGGCTCCACGGCTTTGCCTGTTTCTTGGTGACCGCTTACGGGATGTACCTGGCGCTCTGGCTGGTGCAGGAGTACCTGGTGCAGTTTGCATGCCTCTACGGCTTCCTACAGACCTTGGTCTTGTGCGTGAGCATCCGGACTGGGTCGTGTGAGCCTCGGGAAGACCCCGGGAGTGCTGAACCCGACCCAGCCGAGGGGGATGAACCACCTGCAGCAAAAGACGAGTGTAATGACTAGTAATGGCCGTTACAGGGAGATTGATGGTGTTGAACCACTTCTGGGATGTTTGTCCACCTCTTCTATTTATTGggaaagaaatgggggtgggtgggggctggaaGCCAAAGAGATTGATGGAGGTGGTCTCTCTGGGGACAGAAGGGTGGGACCTCCGTCTTCGATTCAGGATGCCTGGATGGACACAGAGAAGGCAACCCTTTTGCAGTGTTTGTAGGTTTTCCAAAAACCGAGTAAGACATCCTGCCTCAGGGACTTTTCAAgagggtttgtttatttgttttcttcgGCTGCAATCGGTTGCAAGTCCCAACCTGTGAATGAGTTTTAGATGGGGAAATGGAGATCCATTTGGAACGATTAACCGTCTTGTGGCCGGAGGGGAGAGGGAACGAGATGGGGAGGGTGGAGGATCAGGGTTGTCTACGCTACAAATCTTACCTATTTTCAAACCAGTTTTCCTTGACGTGGCTGCCTCCACAGGAGCTTCGAAAGGGTGGGTTTGTAAGTCAGGAGGCAAGGCAGCGGtggttctggggtttttttttttttttgatgaaacGCCATGTGACCGCTGTTCGGGATTTggagtagagcttggaaaagtaacattttcaaagtCGGTAACTCCCATCTCAGCCGTCATGTCCGATGAATCCTGGGAGTTGAAGAGTCCACATAATTTTTTTCCCGAGCTGTGGGTTGTGTTGTGTACATGCCTACATTGCGCTTGTCTGGCTGGCAGGTTTGAAGGAAAACAAACGGCAGACAAGCACACGCCTAGCTTTGTGGAATCTCTGCTCTCATTTCATCCTGCCTCACGCCATGTGTAACCGCCTTCACTTTTTAGTGGGTTGTGCCTATATGAGGGCAGTGTGAGGGCCAACATGTTTTCTcttcagagggaaggaagaaaatcagTCCCCTTGGGAGGAGCCCGGAGGCGCAAATCAGCCATGTCAggggttctcaaactgggatctTCTTGGGGAGccaaatttgagaaccactgctctgtgtGGTCAAGATGCAAAgcagaggccggggggggggggaacgaatcCAGTCCTCCTGTGGAGAGGTGAGATGGAGGAAATCTTATGCCATATGGACCAAAAAGTGGATTTATCCTTATCTGAGCCAATATAGATAATGCCCGGGGTGGGTGCAATGAATCCGAGGACTAAGATCAGAGCCAGGAGACTAGAGCACAAAATTGATCTGAATCCTTTCAGGGGTTCGTGTCatgtttgtgtaacttgttgcAGCAGCTTGCCATTAATTGGCAAGGGACTGGGACAGACCTTGGCCATGTGCCTCATTGCATAACTGAGCTGTGCCCTGTCCCTTCATCAATTCGCTGCAAAGAGTTACAAAAACTTTTTGTGAATACCAGTAAGGGTTTTTTAGCCATTGTCTTCGGCAGGAACACTAAAATGTCTGTCTAATCATCAGGCCCATGTGTTTGAGAAAGAGTGTAATTCATCTACTGTCCCTGAAGCGAGAGGACCGAGATCAAAATCAGCAGCAGATATGTGGATGTCTGAAGAAAGGGTGacgtttttgtgtatgtgtgaaatTTTGGAGAATGAAAGGGTCAGGTGGGTCCAAACGCAACGTGAAACAGAAGACACGGAATCTAGCGCAGCTTAGAGGAAAACCAGCAGGCTTGGAAAAAGCGTTAacttctgcagatttttttttcactgctcCTTCCTTGCTAGGGCTGGGCTGGCTTTTCGCTGCTTCTGCTACAGTTGCTGATCTGCAGATCAGGATAGAAAGCTGATATCCCACGTACACACCCCTCTCAAACCTCAGGGATATGCAATTCTGAGCCTGGAGTTTCAGCTAGATGTGCTGCTCTCTCACCAGCATCCAGTAGCGTCACCAACTTTGGGAGGGACGGCCTCCTCAGTCTCTTTCCTGCACCCTGATATTAAGCCTGTTCCACTGGATCTGAGCCCATGGGTCTGTGTGGGAAGCTGGCGGTATTAATAAGCTGTGTGCGGTTCAGAGGCAGGTTAAAGGAATTTCCCTTTCTGGCCCAGTTTTGCAAAATGTGCAGAGAGAATCAAAGGGGCCATGTTTCTATGCCACACATCTATGCCTGATACAGGATCAAACTCCACCCTCAGCAGGGTGGGAAACCAAGCTTTTATAGGAAAAGTAAGTTTATCTCCAAGACACGGGGACATttatgtgcatgtgtttgtggTGGTTTGCAGACTCTCAGGCTTTGGCTTCAGTTGCCACAGTGTAGATGCTTCTGTAAGTGGTGCTGGGCCACATCAGCATCCCCCACCCATTTTCGAGCTCACGTCTGTGTTTGTCATTAGAAGACAGACTACAAAGCACGAGGAAGTTGCTTTCTTggaagtaaaactcccagaatccccccagctgGCCATCCTAACTGTGTGATCTGGGGGGTTTTAACTCccaaaaatgtaatttctaaGCAAGCTCAGGTGGAATGTTACATTACAGCATGTCCACTTGGTCACTGTTGGAACTAAAGACCATCAGAATGGATGTGGGGGTGGTCTTGAGAAAACCGAAAACTAGATTCTTTTTCTATTGATGTAGGAAGGTTCATTCTGGCAAGGTGTATGaatatgtgatttaaaaaaaagatatttcttcCCCCGCTCATATAGATATACTTCACACGCACACCCCAGTTTCACTGTGATGCTCTAGACTGGGACAAGTAACTTGCAGCGTTCTGAATGTTGCTGGTATGTGATTCCATCAGTCTCAGAGTTTAGCCCACGGTGagagatgatggaagttgcagtccagacAACTTCTAGAATGGAACAAATTGCCGACCCCCGTTCCCCAATTGAGTTACTCTCTAGTTCATTGTTTGCcagctttgggtaacccaggtgtccccggactacagctcccagaagccttcaccaccagctgtgctgccccggggtttctgggagttata is a window encoding:
- the LOC140704285 gene encoding uncharacterized protein C6orf47 homolog, whose translation is MFLSRAKSWLLGLPWWRGKAKGLNEEPEEWKEDLKETQEDTVASPPRVRWWNGRRLLEAIGWGHCAAAGEHPLLAGIPQDLAPPKPAIESPEHFQICFNFTRHLFDLCVVTLLCASSPAFRLVLDIFGFGGPLKVWLHGFACFLVTAYGMYLALWLVQEYLVQFACLYGFLQTLVLCVSIRTGSCEPREDPGSAEPDPAEGDEPPAAKDECND